CATGGAAGGCCTTGCCGCCTATATTGCAGCAGAGCGGATGAAACCTGAGCAGCTGAAGAATATTGAGCAGGCAGAGGAAGCCTATAATAAGGCCGTTGAGGATGGGAATACGGCTGATATGATCTATTACGATTCCAAGTTTCATAAATTAATTGTGGAAGCCAGCAATAATAAAACGCTGCTGCAGCTTATTGAGCCGCTGCAGGAAATGGCACTGAGATTCCGATACCTTTATTATGATGATTTCAAAAGAGCCGAGAACATGCCTCACGAGCATCAGGTCATTATAGATGCCATTGCACAGGGGAATGCAGAGGCTGCGAAAGAGGCCGCCGATACCCATATTAAAAAATTAAAAGAATTAGTAAGGACGGAGGGTGTTGTGTAAGCACTCACAAAAAAGCTTGTTTTTAGAGGAAAGTTCCCTTTAAAAACAGGCCTTTTTTATTACGTAGGAAATACCGCTTGC
This region of Aminipila luticellarii genomic DNA includes:
- a CDS encoding GntR family transcriptional regulator, whose protein sequence is MLNFDIQNHRPLREIVYEELKLQILTGKIVPGTRMMEVELAEDMGVSRTPIREAIRKLEKEGLVTIEPRRGAYASQISTEDMVEILEVRQNMEGLAAYIAAERMKPEQLKNIEQAEEAYNKAVEDGNTADMIYYDSKFHKLIVEASNNKTLLQLIEPLQEMALRFRYLYYDDFKRAENMPHEHQVIIDAIAQGNAEAAKEAADTHIKKLKELVRTEGVV